The following nucleotide sequence is from Diospyros lotus cultivar Yz01 chromosome 3, ASM1463336v1, whole genome shotgun sequence.
ATCTACTAATTGTTAACATGATGGCACATATGGAGTGCTAATGGAGCCAATTttcaagcttctcctttatAAAGTGTCTGTTAATCTCTCTGTTGTTAGTTTGATCATATTGGACAGGATTGTGTGCAATGTTGATAACTGAATTGTTATCACAATACAATTTCACAggcctaatttttttaatcctCATGTCAGCTAGAATTATTTTCAGCCACAACAATTTACAAATCCCATGAGCCATAGCACTGAATTCGGTTTCAACCTTCGACCTAGCAACCATGGATTGCTTCTTGCTCCTCCGTGTCTCAAGATTACCTCCTAAGAACATGTAATAACTTATAGTAGACCTTTTATCAACAAGTGATATTGCATAGTCTGCATTTGTATAAACTTCCAGGGTAAGCTCACCACCTTTTTGGAATGACAACCCTCTCCCTGGTGTAGCTTTGAGATACTGAAGTACTTTCTAAACTGCTTGTAGATGCTCTTTCTTAAGatcatgcataaattgactcaatACACTAACAGCATAAGTTATATCGAACCTTGTGTTTGATAGATAAATTAGTTTCTCAACAATTCTTTGGTAGCTCCCTTTATCCACTACATTGTCTGTTTCTTCTTTGCCTAATTCAATAGGGTCATTTGTTGATTTGCTACCAAGCTTTCTAGTCTCCTTGAGTAAATTTAGaacatatttcctttgagaaaaataaattctttgtTTGGAGTAAGCAACCTCAATACCaaggaaatatttcaattttcccaactccttaatctcaaattcataAGCTAAGTAGTCTATAAGGCTCCATTTTTTAGTTTCATCATTCCCTATAACAATTATATTATCAACATAAACAAGTGGGATAGTTACCTTACCTCCCTTGGTATGTTTAATAAACAACATATGATCCCCTTGACTTTGTTTATATCCCTCTTGCATCATAACTTTTGTGAATCTCCCAAACCATGCTCTAGGTGATTGCTTCAACCCACTTTCTTTAGCTGGCACACCTtactttggtttgattcttccATCAAAGCTAGGTGGAATCTCCGTAAACACTTCTTCTTCCAAGTCCTTGTGAAGATAAAACATTCTTCACATCAAATTGTTGTAAATTCCAATCAAAGTGTGTTGCTGAAGACAATAGGACCGTCACAGTATTCATCTTTGGCTACTAATGCAAAGGTTTtaagataatcaattccatatGTTTGAGTATACCCCTTTGCAACCAACCTTGCTTTGTACCTTTCAAGAGAACAATCAGCTCAATACTTCAAAGTGTAGACCCGTCTACATTCCACTGGTTTCTTGTCTATAGGCCGAGACACAATCTCCCAAGTCTGATTTTTTTCTAATGCATTCATCTCCTCTTTCATGGCTTGTGCCcatttattatttcataaaGCTTCCTAAACTGTTTTTGATATATCAATAGAATCTATAGTGGTAAGAAAACTTTTATGTTGAGGGGACAATTGGTTTAGGGACACAAAATCAGATGTGGGATGTTGATTGCATTTTTTGGTTCCTTTTCTTAACTGCAATAGGAAGATCAAGGTCAGATCGCTCACTAATAGATGAGGGAGAAGTTATTTCAGTACCTGGATTTGGTTCAGAGTCATGGATCTATCTTTGGTTCGGATTGGCTTGTAAATGCCTTGAATAAACTTTCAATTCCTTGGATGCTTGATTCAATTGTCTGCTGCTGTTCTTGAGGGACAAGTTGTGATTTCAGGTCTAGTTGGGGTGGTTTTGGTTTGAATGAATAGGATTCTAAGAGTTATTTCGTATTATGCAATTCGGGTGTGTGTGTAGGCTGTGTGAGTGCAGGTTGTTGTACTGGCGGTGCTTGACTAGTAGAAACTCATCAGGATAAATTAAAATCCACATTCACATTTTCCCTTGAAGTCTCCCCCTAAAAATGAGAGAACTGATCAGAGTAGAAGGGGTTAGTTTAAGAAAAAGTGATATCCACAGTGACAAAGATTTTTCAATTAGGGGGATGgtagcatttgtaccctttcTGATGACCAGAATAACCAATGACGACACACTTTAGGGCTCGAGGATCTAACTTAGTGCAATGTTGTTTATGAGCATGAACATACGAAGTATAACCAAATAATTTTTGTTGGAGATAAACAACTTGGACTAAATATTAGGATAAAATCGGGACAACATACCTAGAGAGCTTTGATTGCTAATAACATGAGAAGGAAGCCTATTTATCAAATAGGCCGCGGTTAAAATTGCTTCTCCCCAAAGAGGTTTATGAACATTTAATTGAAAAAGTAACGCCCTAGTAAACTCTAAGAGATGTCTTTTTGTGttcagcaactccattttgttgggaGTGTTAGCACACGAGAATTCATGAACCATTCCTTGTTTTTGATAGAAGGATAGTAGAAAGTGGTTGAAAAATTCTTTCCCATTATCAAATCCTCCTAATATTTTCCTGAGTTTTGATCATACTatggaatataaaaaatttttagTCACATCAGAATTTTTTTCATAAGATACAACCAAGTGGTATGGGTACAATCGTTAATAAACGAAACAAACCACCTAGTACCATTGATATTAGGAGTTTTGGATGGACTGCAAAGATTAGAGTGAATTAAAGAGAAGGGTTTAGATAATCTTATTGAACTTAAAGGGAGAGATATACAGTGATGCTTTGCAAACTCTCATACATCACAATGTGAACTATTAAttgaaatgttttgaaaaagtGACGGGAACATAGTTTTAAGAAGTTGAAACGAAGGATGACCAAGTCTCAAATGATGAAGCCAAATTTTGGACCTTTTTGGAGAGATGGAGGTACTGTCAGGTGAGCATGGTGGCAACTGGTTCTGTCCATCTAAGTCACCTCTAGTCCCTTCAAGATAGTACAACCCGTTCCTTTCCTTGGTATATCCAATTGTCTTTCCCATGGTCTGAtcttgaaaaacacaatgagTATCAAAGAATTTGATTGTACAATTTAGGTCCTTGGTGATTTTGGAGATGGAGAGAAGATTGGTTGACAATTTAGGAACAGGTAGGACATTAGGTAAAGAAAGGAGGGGTAGTTTTAATGTTGCCATGAGCAGCAATTGTAATAGTTGATCCATTAGCCACGAAGATCTTTTGGTTTCCAGTAGGGGAGAGCTAATGTTCGGTCTACTCGAACTAATGGAATTGAATCGACCAAACTTATTggttcagttcggttcgatttttttcttGCATCGGTTTGGTTTGGAATTTTTCGCAAAAGTTCAAGTATTCAGTTTTGGTTCAGTTATTTTGGTTGGAATAATCGAACTAACTAAACTAACCATTTGGTTTTTCCATTCGGTTTTTCGGTTATTTTTGTGGTTTTTGGTTGTGTTGGTTTCTTCGGTTTTGTCTGTTTTATCAGTTGTTTAGTTTTTCAGCTTGTTTGGTCTTCAGTTGGTTTGGTTTCTTTAGTGTTTGTTGGGTTTATTTGGTCGgttcgttttttttttattttaatttttgttcaattttttcgGTTTTCAGTTTGTTCGGTTTTTTGGTTAAGTCAGTCGGCTCAGTTCGGTTTTTTAGCCCAGttcgattttttcaatttttgaacttTAGTCAATTCGTTAACTGAATCGATCATTTACACACCCCTAGTTTCCAGGGACAGGCATATAGTTgtcaaatatattttgagtaGTGAGTCATATGATGGGTAGAACCAGAGTCTATAACCCATGATTGGAAATGAAAGATGTTGGAAGATCTAGAGAATTCAAAAATGAGACACTTACCATTTTGAGCCAATAAAAATGTACCAGAAGTCTTGGTGAGGGAGTTAAGCAATCCTTTGTGGATTGTATCCATCATTGCATTCAAAATTATATGAATCTAACTCCCCTATATGCATCCAATCTATATGTTATTAGTGAATCTTGCTTGGAAATATGAATTTGAATCTAACTCGTTTCCCTCCcttcttttttgatttattttatgttgcAGACATAATTTTGCATGGACCTGTAGAGCTATTGTCTGTATTAAGAGCCTGCATCAAATCCAGGTCATTGAAACACGGAAAACTAATTCACCAGAAGGTAATCACTTTAGGCCTTCAAAACAATATTTCCCTGTGCAAAAACCTCGTGGATCTCTACTTCTCTTGTCAATTGTTCAAATATGCAAAGCTAGTTTTCCAATCCATTGAGAACCCTTTAGACATGTCTTTGTGGAATGGTCTCCTGGCTGCTTACACCAAGAACTTCATGTTCGCTGAGTCTCTTGAGCTCTTTCAGAGATTGTTACACTTCCCTCATATAAAAGCGAATAGTTATACATACCCAAGTGTTCTGAAGAGTTGTGCTGGATTGGGTAGGGGTGATTGTGGTCAAGTGCTTCACGCTGTTGTGCTCAAAAGTGGAATTTTGACAGATGTTGTGGTCAGTAGCTCTGTAGTGGGCATGTATGCCAAGTGTGATATGTTTGGCCCTGCATTGCAATTATTTAATGAAATGCCGGAAAGAGATGTGGCTTGTTGGAATACTGTAATATCCTGTTACTATCAAACTGGGCAATGTAAGAAAGCACTTGAGTTGTTTGAGAAAATGAAAGGTGTTGGTTTTCAGCCTGATTCAGTGACACTGACAACTGCCATCTCTTCATGTGCAAGgcttttggatttggagaaGGGGAAACAAATTCATAAGGACTTGATGAAAAATGGGTTTGTGTTAGATGGTTTTGTCAGTGCAGCCCTAATCAACATGTATGGAAAATGTGGTTGCTTAGAGATGGCTGTGGAGGTCTTTGATCAAATTCCAAATAAGAGTGTGGCTGCTTGGAATTCCATTATTTTGGGTCACAGTTTGATTGGTGACAGTAACGCATGCATTGAACTGTTTCGAAGGATGAAAGAAGAGGGGGTTAGGCCAACATCAACCACATTAAGCAGTTTACTCATGGCTTGTTCTAGATCAGCTAATCTCCAAATTGGAAAATTTATTCATGGATATATAGTAAGAAACTGTATAGAGGAGGATATCTTTGTTAACAACTCACTTCTTGATCTGTatttcaaatgcagaagcacTGCTGATGCTAAAAATGTCTTCAAGAAGATGCCAAGGAGGAACGTTGTAGCTTGGAATGCCATGATTTCAGGCTATGTTTCAACAGGCTCTTACTTCGACGCTCTTCGCATCTTCACTGACATGACAGAGGCTGGGGCAAAACCAGATGCCATTACATTTATTGCTATTCTAACAGCTTGTTCGCAACTTGCTGCCTTGGAACAGGGAAAGGAGATTCACAAATCTATCACTGCAAGCAAGCTTGAATCCAATGAAATAGTCATGGGAGCTCTTCTGGACATGTATGCTAAATGTGGTGCAGTCAATGAAGCATCTCGTATTTTCGACCAGTTACCCGAGAGAGACCTCGTGTCATGGACTTCAATGATCACGGCTTACGGGACTCATGGCCGAGCTTCTGAAGCTTTGCAGCTTTTCTGTAAAATGCAACAGTCCAACATAAAACCTGACCGAGTTACCTTCCTTGCACTAATATCTGCTTGCAGCCATGCTGGTTTAGTGGATGAAGGATATTACTACTTCAATTTAATGATCAGGGACTATGGTATCAAACCCACAGTTGAGGACTACTCCTGTTTGATCGATCTTCTTGGGCGTGCTGGAAGGTTGCGTGAAGCTTATGGAATTCTTCAAAGAAGCAGTAGCATTTCTGACAATATTGACTTGTTGAGTACAATGTTTTCGGCATGTCAGTTACAT
It contains:
- the LOC127797369 gene encoding pentatricopeptide repeat-containing protein At5g27110 translates to MEDIILHGPVELLSVLRACIKSRSLKHGKLIHQKVITLGLQNNISLCKNLVDLYFSCQLFKYAKLVFQSIENPLDMSLWNGLLAAYTKNFMFAESLELFQRLLHFPHIKANSYTYPSVLKSCAGLGRGDCGQVLHAVVLKSGILTDVVVSSSVVGMYAKCDMFGPALQLFNEMPERDVACWNTVISCYYQTGQCKKALELFEKMKGVGFQPDSVTLTTAISSCARLLDLEKGKQIHKDLMKNGFVLDGFVSAALINMYGKCGCLEMAVEVFDQIPNKSVAAWNSIILGHSLIGDSNACIELFRRMKEEGVRPTSTTLSSLLMACSRSANLQIGKFIHGYIVRNCIEEDIFVNNSLLDLYFKCRSTADAKNVFKKMPRRNVVAWNAMISGYVSTGSYFDALRIFTDMTEAGAKPDAITFIAILTACSQLAALEQGKEIHKSITASKLESNEIVMGALLDMYAKCGAVNEASRIFDQLPERDLVSWTSMITAYGTHGRASEALQLFCKMQQSNIKPDRVTFLALISACSHAGLVDEGYYYFNLMIRDYGIKPTVEDYSCLIDLLGRAGRLREAYGILQRSSSISDNIDLLSTMFSACQLHGELQLGEEVAKSLLEKDPDDPSTYIVLANMYASVKRWEEARRVRLRMKKLGLKKNPGCSWIEVGKRILPFFVKDKTHPESELVYDCLVSLSVHMEKDELDWSLIRDNE